The genomic window ATGGCGGTTTTAATGTATTTATCTGAAATCGCCGAAGGTTTTTCGGGGAACGTTTTACTTGCAGCCACTCCCGACGAGGAGGATATGTCCAGCGGAGCCATCGCTGCTCTCGATGAACTTTTCCGGTTAAAAAAAGAGCGGGGATTTGAATATATTGCTTTAATAAACGCCGATTACACATCCCCCTTATATCCTGGAGATGACCACAGATATGTTTATCTGGGAACCGTCGGCAAACTATTACCGTCATTCTTCATAGCCGGGCGCGAAACTCATGTGGGTCAGTGCTTCGAGGGATTTGACCCCAATTTGCTGGCAGCGGAACTGACACGGCTCTTTGATATGAATACGGATTTATGCGACGAGGTGGAAGGTGAAGTGACGCTGCCGCCGGTCTCCCTGAAACAAAGAGACCTTAAAGAATTATATGATGTGCAGATACCCTTTGCCGCCCAATGCTACTACAACTTTTTCACTCACAGCCGCTCTCCCGAGGATATAATGAAGCTTTGTAAAGAAATCGCTCGGAAAGCCTTTGTCAATGTCATCACCACCATGGAGCAAAAGCGGCGTCATTATTATGATAAAGCAAACATGCCATATCATCCAGTCCCCTATGAACCACTGGTTTACTCCTATCATGAATTTTATCAAAAGGTCATTTCAAAACATCCCGAACTCATCTCAAATCTTGAAACTCTGAATGAAAACCTCCTCCAGGATCCTAACATAGACCTCAGAGAACATAGTTTAAGGGTTGTGGAGGAAGTCTGGAAACAGTCCGAAGAATTTAATAATAGGATTCCACTTATCATCGTATACTTTTCCTCGGCTTTTAATGCCCGGGTCCATATAAAGGGCGAAAAACCTTCGGAGGTCCGTCTAATGGATGCCGTAAAGAAAACTGTCGGTGAAATAACCCAAAAGACCAGTGAAAATATAAGCATCCGCAAATTTTTCCCATACATCTCCGACATGAGCATTTTCGGTATCAGCGATACTCCTGAAGAAATTGAGGTCTTAAAATGCAATATGCCGGCCTGGGGGAAAAAGTATTTCCTGGATACGGAAAAAATCAGGGCTATAAATATACCTATGGTCAATATCGGTCCTTACGGCAAAGATGCCCATAAGATGTTCGAGAGGGTTGAAATGAATTATTCCTTCAGGATAGTTCCCCAACTTATCTTTATGTGTATTTCAAACTTACTACTCTGAAAAACATAGTTAAATTGGTCAGACCCCAAATTAACAATTTTTGTTAAGGGAAGTGATAGTTTTCATTCATGTGAGAGTGCTACAAAGTAGCATAGTAGTCTGATTAAAAAACAAATTCGTTATAGGGGGAGGTGATTTAGCAGAGTTAAAACTTATACCCCATACTTTGAAAGGAGTTGATAGAAATGCAATCTTTCCTTGATGTAGTAGGCGAAGTATCTGGATGGATCTGGGGTATCCCCATGCTGCTCATTCTGGGCGGTGGCGGCCTTTTCCTTACCATTGCGTTAGGATTTTTCCAGTTCAAATACTTTGGGTACATTATAAAACAGACCTTCGGCAAGATCTTGAGTAAAAATGTTGAAGGCGAAGGTACCGTGACACCATTCCAGGCGGCATCCTCGGCCCTGGCCTCTACCGTCGGGGCATCCAATATAGTCGGCGTCCCCGTTGCCATAGCGTTAGGAGGCCCCGGAGCAGTATTCTGGATGTGGATCATCGCATTGTTGGGATGTGCCTCAAAATTTACCGAAGTGGTCCTTGGCTTGAAGTACCGTGAAAAGAACGAAGTGGGTGAATATGTAGGAGGGCCAATGTATTATATTGAGAAAGGTCTAAACTGGAAGCCTGTCTCAGTTTTATTCGCATTTTTCCTCATGATAGAACTGGTCCCAAGCATTATGGTTCAGGCCAATTCCGTGGCTGGTTCTGCCGTAACCATGGGCATCTCCCCGGTTATAACCGGAATCGTAGTAATGATACTTGTTGGTCTGGTAGTGGTCGGAGGTATCGGGAGGATAGGCCGGGTATGCGAAAAATTGGTGCCGTTTATGGCCTTACTGTATTTATTGGGTGCTTTTATAATCATATTAATGAACATCACTAATTTGCCCTCGGCTATTGCCCTTATTTTCACCCATGCCTTCATCCCTGCCGCGCCGGTAGGCGGTTTTGCCGGAGCCGCCATGGCTTCTGCCCTTCGATGGGGTTCTGCCCGCGGCACTTACTCCAATGAGGCCGGGATGGGAACGGCCCCCATGGCTCACTCGGCAGCCATCATCGACCATCCGGTGAGGCAGGGCTTCTGGGGCATCTTTGAGGTAATCGTGGATACCCTGATAATTTGCTCCACCACAGCCTTTTTGGTGCTGACCACGGGATTATGGACACAGGTGGAATCCTCACAGGCTGCAGGCATACCCGCTATGGCCTTTTCTTCTGTCTTCGGTCCAGCTGGGGGTACGGTGGTTACATTGTCGTTGCTGTTATTCGTTATTTCCACTATCATAGTTATAACCTTTTACGGGGAGAAACAGGCAGAATACCTCTTCGGCCTTGGGTTTTCCCATGTCATGAGATATGTCTACCTGATATCCATAGTCATCGGCGCCGTAGGTGGTATGAAATTTCTATGGCAGTTCCTGGATATTTTGCTGGCCTGTATTATCATACCCAATATGATATCGATATTGGCACTCCATAAGGATGTAGTTGAACTCAAAAATGAGTTCTTCGCCAGCCCCAATTTCTTTAAAAAGGATATTAATATTTAGCAAAATAATAAATCACCGGCGGGATTAATTCTAAAAATCCTATCGGTTTATTATTATATTTTTCCCCCGGCAATTTATGCCGGGGGGTTCAGGATTGTATGGGGTAGTTTCAATGACTTTTGCCTCTTTTTCGCCTCGCAAGATCCACCGGTTCCAGGCTCAAACGCTCGCCGCTGTAAAGGGATGCAAGGCCAACGTCGTATTTCGGTTTTCCTTGGGGGTCTTTTTTGCCGCAGATACCGCAGTTTTGACAGCGGCTCCTGTTATCTTCCGGTTCGGTATAGACACATATAACACCTTCATAGTTTCTCAAGATGACTTTCCTATCGGAATAAGATATGAGGTATTGCGGCATGAGGGGAATCTTTCCGCCGCCACCGGGCGCGTCAACCACAAAAGTGGGCACCGCAAATCCGGAAGTATGGCCTCGAAGGTGCTCAATCATCTCAATGCCTTTTCCGACGGATGTCCTGAAGTGTTCTATCCCCACGGAGAGATCACATTGATAGATATAGTATGGCCGTACCCGGATTTTCACCAGCTCCTGGACCAGTTTTTTCATTATAAACGGACAGTCATTTACACCCTTCAATAATACCGACTGGTTTCCCAGAGGTATACCGGCATCGGCCAACATCTCACAGGCTTTCTTTGATTCTTCAGTAACCTCGCTGGGATGATTGAAATGGGTGCTTATCCAAATGGGATGATATTTTTTCAGCATTTTTACAAGTTCCGGCGTTATCCTGTATGGTAGCACCACCGGTGTCCTGGTGCCTATGCGGATAATTTCTACATGGGGTATGTGTCTCAAGCTTTTGATGATATATTCCAGCATTTCATCACTTATTATAAGACCGTCACCGCCGGATATTAGCACATCCCTTACTACCGGAGTATTTTTAATATATTCAATGTCTCTATCTATCTTATCTTTCGGCATGGCGTGGTCTGTCTGGCCTGCCCAGCGCCGCCGGGTGCAGTGCCTGCAATACATGGAACACTGGTCTGTCACAAGAAATAGTACCCTATCAGGATAGCGGTGGGTTATCCCCGGCACGGGAGAATCGATGTCTTCATGGAGGGGATCAAGTATATCGCTTTCGGACCTTTTTAGCTCCAGGGATGTAGGGACCGCCTGTTTTCTTATGGGATCTTCCGGGTTTTCCGGATCCATCAGGGTGGCGTAGTACGGGGTAATGGCCATCCTCAGAGTCTTAAGGCACTCTTTGATTCCTTCCTGCTCCGGAAATGTCAAGTTTATGACTTGCTTTAACTCATCCACACCAGTAATTCGGTGAGCCATCTGCCATCTCCAATCCTTCCACTCCTCTTCAGAGACATTTTTCCATAGGGCAATTTGCCGATAGTCCCTCATAAAACCACCTCCGACCGCCTTTTTCTTTATTTTATAAAGGCCCGGAAAGTTAATCATTAGACGATTATCCAGAATTCATACAAACTTTATATACGAAACGGATGATGAGACCTGTAATAATTGATTTTATTGGCAGGGATTTCAATTATACTTGAATACAATTTTTAATAATTTTTTTTATACATAGTGTATAATAGTATAAACAGGATAAAGCATTTAGACGTGGAATATATATTTAATTAAAAAGGTGATTGGAATGATGGTATCTGATATCCTTGACCTTCCTGAGTTTAAAGAAGTGAAGATTCTGGCCGGAAATCAGAATGTTACAAATCGAATAAAATGGGTAAATATCTTGGAGATTCTGGATGAACTCAGCAGACTCCACGAGGGTGAATTTTTAATTACTACTGCTTATGGATTTGATTTTCACAATATTAACAATACATATGATTTAGTAAACTATTTATCTAACAAGCGTATTGCAGCTTTAGCATTACAAGTGGGGTTTTATGTAGACAAAATCCCTGATAAATTTATTAAAGTTTGCAATGAAAAGGGATTGCCCTTGCTTTGCCTTCCACCCTCCGTTTCTTTTAGTGAGATAACAAGGACTCTGTCAAAGAGGCTTTTTGAAGAAGAAGAAAGGCAAAGGACCAGGGCACGGATGGCCGATGAACTGGTGGAACAGATCCTGTCCGATTCTCCTCCCGGCCAGGA from Biomaibacter acetigenes includes these protein-coding regions:
- a CDS encoding M20/M25/M40 family metallo-hydrolase; translated protein: MVALLDLPDFYKTVHDITLDLIKTPSIVATQGEGRIALKIMNILKASPYFQKHPDNLWLVDVPGGPWPKYTVMALVEGEKNRSSQTVVLLGHIDTVRVEDFGTLKYYAFNPKGLVRHFSSLNIGGDVKEDLDSGKYMFGRGSVDMKSGVAAHMAVLMYLSEIAEGFSGNVLLAATPDEEDMSSGAIAALDELFRLKKERGFEYIALINADYTSPLYPGDDHRYVYLGTVGKLLPSFFIAGRETHVGQCFEGFDPNLLAAELTRLFDMNTDLCDEVEGEVTLPPVSLKQRDLKELYDVQIPFAAQCYYNFFTHSRSPEDIMKLCKEIARKAFVNVITTMEQKRRHYYDKANMPYHPVPYEPLVYSYHEFYQKVISKHPELISNLETLNENLLQDPNIDLREHSLRVVEEVWKQSEEFNNRIPLIIVYFSSAFNARVHIKGEKPSEVRLMDAVKKTVGEITQKTSENISIRKFFPYISDMSIFGISDTPEEIEVLKCNMPAWGKKYFLDTEKIRAINIPMVNIGPYGKDAHKMFERVEMNYSFRIVPQLIFMCISNLLL
- a CDS encoding alanine/glycine:cation symporter family protein yields the protein MQSFLDVVGEVSGWIWGIPMLLILGGGGLFLTIALGFFQFKYFGYIIKQTFGKILSKNVEGEGTVTPFQAASSALASTVGASNIVGVPVAIALGGPGAVFWMWIIALLGCASKFTEVVLGLKYREKNEVGEYVGGPMYYIEKGLNWKPVSVLFAFFLMIELVPSIMVQANSVAGSAVTMGISPVITGIVVMILVGLVVVGGIGRIGRVCEKLVPFMALLYLLGAFIIILMNITNLPSAIALIFTHAFIPAAPVGGFAGAAMASALRWGSARGTYSNEAGMGTAPMAHSAAIIDHPVRQGFWGIFEVIVDTLIICSTTAFLVLTTGLWTQVESSQAAGIPAMAFSSVFGPAGGTVVTLSLLLFVISTIIVITFYGEKQAEYLFGLGFSHVMRYVYLISIVIGAVGGMKFLWQFLDILLACIIIPNMISILALHKDVVELKNEFFASPNFFKKDINI
- the ablA gene encoding lysine 2,3-aminomutase; the protein is MRDYRQIALWKNVSEEEWKDWRWQMAHRITGVDELKQVINLTFPEQEGIKECLKTLRMAITPYYATLMDPENPEDPIRKQAVPTSLELKRSESDILDPLHEDIDSPVPGITHRYPDRVLFLVTDQCSMYCRHCTRRRWAGQTDHAMPKDKIDRDIEYIKNTPVVRDVLISGGDGLIISDEMLEYIIKSLRHIPHVEIIRIGTRTPVVLPYRITPELVKMLKKYHPIWISTHFNHPSEVTEESKKACEMLADAGIPLGNQSVLLKGVNDCPFIMKKLVQELVKIRVRPYYIYQCDLSVGIEHFRTSVGKGIEMIEHLRGHTSGFAVPTFVVDAPGGGGKIPLMPQYLISYSDRKVILRNYEGVICVYTEPEDNRSRCQNCGICGKKDPQGKPKYDVGLASLYSGERLSLEPVDLARRKRGKSH